One Salifodinibacter halophilus genomic window, CGCGCCCGGCTTCAAGTGCCAGCACATGCTCAAGGACCTGCGCATCGTCCAGGGCATCGCCCGCGACACCGGCGTGCGCACCGCGACCCTGGACCAGGCCGCGGCCGAT contains:
- a CDS encoding NAD(P)-dependent oxidoreductase, translated to APGFKCQHMLKDLRIVQGIARDTGVRTATLDQAAADYAELIERGYGEADTSALIALKRARAQAESDAA